Sequence from the Primulina huaijiensis isolate GDHJ02 chromosome 16, ASM1229523v2, whole genome shotgun sequence genome:
GTCACCACTCATATATTTGGCCATATGTCCTTTCTTTATCTGCGTCAGTGAAAGATCTCAACTTTAATGCCTTCAACTTTATCTTTTCAAGTCACAAGGTAATTACGATTATGAactgaaaaataagtaattatattaGAAATTGTAGTTCGAAAAAAAACACAGAAGTGATTTTGAGGTTTGGataaatgttaaaaattatttttgcttTTATTTTTGAATAGAAATAAAAGTAGAAGCTAAAAAGGCAGAAATTATAGttcttataaatcattttttaaaaaaaaaacttgtataaccaaaactataatttttttttaaaaaaaaacttttttatatatataaaaaaatgattttagtcCATCGACTTCTCCAACCAAATGGACTCTCGATTATGTTAATCGCAATAACCTTAACTAGAACATAGTCTTAATTAGAGTTTCATATGTTATCCATAGAGTgcctaatttaaattaaattttgtgaaaaaaatcttCATGTTAATTGACTTTCAATGGGCTTCAAACAAAAAACTGATACTGTGAAAATGTGGCGAGAAAATTTAGGAAAATTCCaattttagttaattatattgttaaatttcagttttaaaaagTGAGTCTCCGATAACAATTAATTGTAAAAATGCATCTTATGGATTCTTAGGGAGATGGAGCAACGGAGGAAACTGATCTTAATTGTCGTTATGGTCTTCAGAAGACTGAAGAAATTGACTAAAAAAGGCGGCAGAGCTTGGAAAATTTCACGACTCCACTGGAAAAGTAGATAAATCTTGCAAGAAGTTTCATCTTCAATAATTTGGAGCAGAAACTGGTAACTCTTTCTAGGTCATAGAAACAGTTGTTTTTTGATAACTAGGGAGTTTTGAGTTTGAGACCCTATCAGTCTTCTGAGGCATGGAATGAAACTCAAGGCAAGTTACCTTGAACGACTTTAAGTAAGCCATACTGAGGGAAAGAGAATGTTGGTACAGAGGAATTTTCGACTACCATGCTTTCACCCATTATTGTATTTCCTTTTATTTCATAATATCCAAGTACATTTACAAATTACAACATTTAAGAATTGGGATACATTCACTTGGAAAGGAAATGCACTCGAAATTAGCTATTTGCACAGCAGAGATTTGAAGGAGAAGGATGAGTGTAACACCATCCACCGCTTAAAACTAAGATGAACACGATGACTGACATCACGTCATGTTTACTCTTTTAATGTGAGCCGTGCATTTTGGACTTTAACTGAGAGCGTTAGTTTCTGGTCTTCCATGTCTTTAAAAAGCGCAAGTAGGATCTTACGATACACTTCAGACTTTTGATTTGCGCACTCCAGTTCAGCTgtcaattcttgaatttttttctccTTCTCTTCCTGCAAAATGTAAGCAACGCAAAGATGGCCAACATTGGGTGAATATTCTGCAATTATATAATCAGGTAAGACTTAAACTTCGCAGAATTAAAGTTTAGTATAAATTATTCAGAAACAAGGACAAAGAGCTAAAACTTCTACAGGGAACTGCATTCAATCAAGCTGCCAACACCAGTTCCCCCTATTTTTTCACTCGCAGGTGATAGGTTGACTCTGGACTAAGTGGAACTGCAGAACGAAAGGAACAAGTactgaaaaaaagaaaaaaggagtTTTTATAAGGACAAGCAAGCTTTAGATGAGGGTGTGGCAAACTTTTGTCGATCTTCTAACCCTGATTATTGACCCAAAAGAAGCTAGGCTGTATATATAGTAATCCGAAAATTGACCCAAATGAGGATGAATTGTTTAATCCCGATATTTGAAATCAAAGAATAGTAACCCAAAAATTACAATGATTTAATGAGAATGAGAGGGCATATCTGTCATGCAGGTGTTATGTTGATCAAGGGAAAAGGCAATCAAGATAGAGCTTTCATAATGTAGGAAAAACAACCAACTTAAAAAGCAACATTGTAGGATTTACACAGGATGGTATGCTAAGAATACTCCCATACAAGTTGGATGATTTCTATTCAACGGATGTTTTTAAAATCAGTGCAATCGAAACTGAGACTGAGTTTCTTCTAACCTATTCATACTATCAGAAAAATGCAGTCTAAAATATCGAACCTTGGATAAAGGTGCTGCAGATTGATTCTCAATGGCATGCATCTCCAGATTCCCTCCATCTGCTGCACTGGTGTCCTGCATGGCTCCTGTATTTTTACTCTTCACAGCAGCGACTCTTTTTGAAGCTTCTTGTAGAGCACTCATCGCCATGTTAAAACTATGTATAGATTTTGCACCTTCTTCAACATATTTCATAGCCTCTTGGTATAAATTATTTCGTCGAGTAGTTACAGACTCTCGATCATAGTTAGGCAACATTGTCGCACTATCACTAGCTGATAAATCACCATCTATCTTTGCATTTTTTGTCCAACGTTTCAGTATATAACCAGAAGGGAGGGTAAGAACATTTTTTGTTCTGAATACTGACAGTACATGCCTACAAATGATACCAGAAAATTCAAACATTCGACAGGTACAGGTAGCTTTCATTTCAAATGCATTGAATCTAACTGTGTGAGCTCTGAGCTCTTCACCAAATTTGGCTACCCTATAAGATGTCACTGTAGTAGAGCCATCAATCATAGTAGCAGGATTAGCAAGAGTCTCCACCAACTCCTCCTGAAATTTAATGAATATCCTCCTGGTATAAAGATTAGCCGCCTGTTTTTCCATGGGGGATGGTGTCTTCAAAACTGGTGCAGCGTTAGAAGTATCAAAATCCTCTTTCAATTCCTTCTCTTGCCAACTTGAGATGGCTTTTTCATACTGTTTGATTAACAGCTGTATAGTGCTAGTGGTGTCACTCACAAACCCATCAAAGAACAAACTTGTGCCACCGTTGTGCTCCCCTGGGGACAATTCCCCAAAGAACACCTCTCTCACATAAACAGGGATCCACTGATCACGAATCCTGTACACAGACTGAAGCCATTCGTTATCCATAAGGAAGTATCTGTCCAGGATGGTCGCCCAACAGGACTCAAACTCCTCAACTGTGCTGGCTCCATTGATGCAGTTCTTGAACTCGATATCAAAAGTAGGATTTGTTTGACATACATGAGCTAACTTCTCGTGTGTCTGACTGAATAAGCTCCATCTACAAAATCGATGGCGTGCCTCTGGAAGAACTTGTGCCACAGCCATCTGTACTAGTCGATCGAGGTCGGTAGTGACTGAAACAGGGCTGCGGCCAGACATTGCTTGCAGCCATGTTTGAAGGAGCCAAATAAATGTGTTTTCAGACTCATTCAGAAGCAACCCACAACCAAATAGAACAGGTTGAGCATGATGATTTATGCCAGTGAAAGTGACAAACGGCAACTTCATGCGGTTGGCCCTGTATGATGTATCAATTCTGACTGTGTCCCCGAAATTGGTATAATTTGCTAGGAAAGCTGCATCAGTCCAAAAAACATTTCCACTATCACCCTGAAATGCATGAAAAAAAGACGGATTCGCATCCTGCATTCTTTTCATATAATCATACACATATCGAACCCCAGCCCCCATATTTATCTGCTTGTTGATACTGTCATGCATTATAATCTACACCTGAAGCAGCTGCAACTAACAGAGAATTCAGTCATTAAAACATTTCAAAAGCATTGCTTCAGTCTATCTTAATATCGATTAAATTGTTTTGAAACTTCACATAATCTATTGGCAGTAGTCAGTAAATAAATACTTCGGCTTTCAAAGTAGATATCGGATATCGACAAATTGTATTCATTagatatcaaaataataaataatcagCAACACCATAAATTATGATAAGTAGAAGGAGAAAATCCGACTCGAGACCAAGGTTAGGACAAAACTAAAGCTGCTTAAGAGCAAATCGAAAAAAGTTGCATAAATTTACTTTAGCCATTGTTCGAATGCAATTCACggaaattgaaaatttatgaAGAACAAAGGAATCCATATACAAGTGAAAGGTAGCTCACTGGAACTTTGAAGGAATCCAACAACCGTGAATTGATCGGAAACGCGGCGGCTTCGTCGTCTTTTACAGTAATTCTTAAACGAGGTTTGAATTTCACGACATAAATTAAATCACATCCAATTTCGTCTCCTAAAGTTTAAAATTCAAgccattaaaataattcaaacatatgaattaaaaatgaaaatatattttcctaaaaaaaatgtaaaatatattgacattttacataaatatttaGTATACATGAAAAATGtaagaataaatatataaaattccatGTTTTCCGAAAACATAAAAGTCCCAAATTACATGGAAAAAAACTTTCATAGCATTTGGATTAGATTTAAGCTCTCAATcgcaaagaaatgaagaaattgGGGCAGATTTTATTTCAcgtgtttaattttttaaaaaaatcaaagaatatatataaaaaaatttattatttaaaatttaaaaattatattttattttaaaaggttaacttagaattttataccgatcttttgaatcaataAAAAGGTTAACGGCTTTTATCTTAAATGAGAGTTTTCTTCAAGCTTACTTCGACTTGTCATGATATATATAAGGTTTGGTTGACCCTACTCACATGAATAGTGCCCCAAAACCAATGAAGAGTTGACACTTGTCAAATTTTGACACGTGTCAACTCCTCATTGAATGGAGTTGACAAGTGTCAACTCTTCAATGGTTTGGGGCACTACCCATGTGGGTAGGGACGACCGAACatataatcatttttaaaaacaaaaaatatatatatattttcattaagtCAGAGAAGTTCATTGTTCTCTCGAGTACAATCATCTTCAATAAATTTAGCCTTCACTGCTCTTATTTAGTGCCACATTACATATGCATGAACATGGCTACTACTCCACTCAAGCTGCAGCAACACCAGCAATGAACTGCAATGCACCCGAGCAAGCAGAAGCAGAGCAATCTACGGGCTTCCTCGCCTCTGTGTGACACTTCTCTTTCTGTTCATCAATTGAGATTTGCTTGCAACGACACTCTGCGCAACAGAATGCCTTCTCCCCTCTGTGACAATATTGCCAGCAAACCATGTCGAATTAAAAATTTCCAGGGAATATATAATGGGATGGTGAAATTAGAAATATTTCCAGAGGAACATGACATGATACTTACGCAGGTAGAAATTGGTACTGATTGTAAGAAATGAGGTAACTTCAGCCATAAATCAGTCATAATATACACAATCAAGACTTTTTGAGCAAGAGTAACTTAAGAAGCGATTATTATGCTGAAGCAAGATAACTTCGGTTcatgaagaaaatcacaatctTAGAAAGCACTCAAAAAGCATATAATCTATGCATTCCCTTCAGCAACAAATAAGGGTATTCCTCAATAACAAGCAAATAGGAAATGGCAAATCAATAGATTAGAACAAAGATGTCAAGTTTCTAAACCAAGAAACCTACCAAATCAAATAAAAGGATAAGGCTctctaacaaaatatttattttgataatgattaggcattcaaaaataaaacaggCTTGCTTCTAGTCCAAATGCACAAGCCACATGCGATGACATGCCAATATAATAGAATGATAAGTCATTCCCCTGCAAAAAAAACTGACAAAAGATCGATACTAAAGGGTGGGTTTTAATGGTTATTTAGATACTTCAGTTGCCCAAATTTGTCGCCTAGAAGTTCCGAGGGTGAACTCAAAAGACCATACCCCATTTACTGGCTAATATAGAGCGTATACACCGGTGCTTTTTCAAAAGTTCTTCTGGAAAACAAAAGACACTCATAGCGAACCAAAAATATCTAAAAGATAATCTCCCTACCATTAAGATCAAGAAGGCCACATATTTGCCCGATTATAACAATCATTGGACCATATGTCCATGAATGGGATCATGAGTGATCAGTTAACTCCTATACCATGGTTTCCAGCCATGGAGAAATTTATAAAACTAAAGAGTCTGAAATCAGTTCTGACTAGCAACATAAGTTTAACCCACAAGAAATATTCTGATCATTACTGAAAAGAGCAGGTTAGAACAAGTATTGTTATATTGGCAATAGTAGTAAATACATAACACACCCTTCCGTAATTGATCCTTGGCAAGACATTGCATAATTCCAAGAACCCCATTAACAAAGCTAGCGAGATTTCTAGATCATGACACACCAGCGTTGCACCCAGAGCAGCAGATAAAAACATTGATATTAATTAACCCAATGAACACTTTTAACGAAAAACCAAAGTGTAACAATCAGACAAAGATCAGGACAAGATTCAAATGATAAAGAATTGCATCTACCTACGTTCACCTTTCTGCTTCAATTCATTTCTTTATCAACTTTTCCTTAGATATTTCTCGTTTTAATGCAAAAGGCCATTCAATGGCTAAAAACATATCGCGCAAACTAATTGGATAAATCAAAATTTGCATAAGATTCCATAAACATTCAAAAAATGGCAATCACTAAAATTTCATCTTAAAGTCTCATCAGTTCAAGATCATCAATGACAATGACATACAATATAGAGAACattcaaaatccaaataaaaCACAATCACACTCAACTCATTCTATTAACAATTACAAATGCAGACATCTATAAATTCTGAATCAAAATTTTACCTGTACATAAAAATATCCAAGCCGTGAAGCAACTTCTTACAAAGAAAGCAAGAAGTTAGAAAATCTGAGGTCCAAAAGGTGGCCATTTCACTTCCAAAATCGACTGAAGAATCAGAGACTACCCCAAAACCACCACCATTTCCATCAACAGCAGAAACCCCGTGAAACCCATCATTATTTCCCACAGAATCAGCATAAAAATATTCCCTCTTTCTTGTCAGATTCTCACCGTCATGGGATATCACGCAAGTGTACTCCTCACACAACTCCATTTCCTCCACGCTAAGCTTCACACTAACCTCATTGTTTTTCGAGAAATTTTCATTTCCACGAACCTGTATTGGGTATTTTAATGATTTCGGGGAGACTGCAAGAACCACGGTCCTAAAAATCGGATCTTCATCATCTTTCTGTTCGAGGGCTGCAAGAATACCAAGTCCCACGGCGCCATTTGGTTCCTTGAAGTTCCTGGGAGATCTATAGGCATTGGTCAGTTTTGTGGAGCCGTGGTGTTCAGTGAGGTTCAGAAAGGAGAAATTTACCGACAgcctcttcttttttttccattCTATTTCAGCCATTTTTCCACACTGAATCACAAACTCGAAAATGGGAGTGAATTTGAGATCTTTCTTGGGTTCTTTTTTCTATACTCTGCTACACGCACAGGGACTGACAGTACCGAGagaatttgaattaaatttttttgggtgATATTAAGGTGAAAAAACACAGGATTATGCCCACTTATGGGTTGTTATTACGTGGGAGAGAGGGGGAGAGGGGGAGGAGAATACCACCATCGATGAATCTTGCACTCGTCTGCTTCTCTCCAAATAATTGCGAACTTTAAGGAAGGATGGAGGGAATACAAGCAGCCTCAATGGGCATTGTGTGAAAGTTACTTCTAATACGAAGTTATCTCGTGTTTGTGTTtctatttatttagttttagaaaaaattaacttaaaaattGTTGGATgtccttttttcttttcctttttcataTGATTATGGTAATAAACACATCTAGATCCCAACTAAAACAATACCTAAACCACGTTAATAAGCTAAATCGGATTGAATAAACTAAAAAAAAGTTGACTAAAACAATACGTAAACCACGTTAATAAGCTAAATCGGATTGaataaatttggaaaaaaaaagttgataaaGAGAAATCAAACGTTAAATTTTAATCTATTTCACTAACCTATGCATGTTCTCAGAACTGAATGTTctttatgtgatttttttttaagataagTGAAATAATATTGATATGTGATTTATGAGTCACTATTAGTATACTTTTGCGATTTAAATTTAATCCAtcgaattaaatatattattatatatcgatattattttacatcttaataataatattttattaattacactattatttatttaaaccaTCTCTCGTCTCAACTAAACGAGTCGATTATTGCTGTCACAAAGCGGAAATGGGCTTGTGACATGTGATTAAGCTATACGCCTAAAAACTAGCTTACAAAACAAGAAACCTACTATAATAGTTGGAGAATCATTTTTCAAAGAGGAAACAGTGACACCAAGAACATACCCATTACATTAGGTCACCAATTCTGTTGATG
This genomic interval carries:
- the LOC140961931 gene encoding protein FAR1-RELATED SEQUENCE 9-like, giving the protein MHDSINKQINMGAGVRYVYDYMKRMQDANPSFFHAFQGDSGNVFWTDAAFLANYTNFGDTVRIDTSYRANRMKLPFVTFTGINHHAQPVLFGCGLLLNESENTFIWLLQTWLQAMSGRSPVSVTTDLDRLVQMAVAQVLPEARHRFCRWSLFSQTHEKLAHVCQTNPTFDIEFKNCINGASTVEEFESCWATILDRYFLMDNEWLQSVYRIRDQWIPVYVREVFFGELSPGEHNGGTSLFFDGFVSDTTSTIQLLIKQYEKAISSWQEKELKEDFDTSNAAPVLKTPSPMEKQAANLYTRRIFIKFQEELVETLANPATMIDGSTTVTSYRVAKFGEELRAHTVRFNAFEMKATCTCRMFEFSGIICRHVLSVFRTKNVLTLPSGYILKRWTKNAKIDGDLSASDSATMLPNYDRESVTTRRNNLYQEAMKYVEEGAKSIHSFNMAMSALQEASKRVAAVKSKNTGAMQDTSAADGGNLEMHAIENQSAAPLSKEEKEKKIQELTAELECANQKSEVYRKILLALFKDMEDQKLTLSVKVQNARLTLKE
- the LOC140960842 gene encoding FCS-Like Zinc finger 14-like, producing the protein MAEIEWKKKKRLSVNFSFLNLTEHHGSTKLTNAYRSPRNFKEPNGAVGLGILAALEQKDDEDPIFRTVVLAVSPKSLKYPIQVRGNENFSKNNEVSVKLSVEEMELCEEYTCVISHDGENLTRKREYFYADSVGNNDGFHGVSAVDGNGGGFGVVSDSSVDFGSEMATFWTSDFLTSCFLCKKLLHGLDIFMYRGEKAFCCAECRCKQISIDEQKEKCHTEARKPVDCSASACSGALQFIAGVAAA